Genomic window (Pan troglodytes isolate AG18354 chromosome 22, NHGRI_mPanTro3-v2.0_pri, whole genome shotgun sequence):
TCAGAGTTACAGCTGGGACACTTGGGACACAGGATTCTAAGAGACCAAAGTGGGTCATTTTTGAGCATGTCAGGTGGTAGAATTAATAATGACACCAGGCAACAGGCATGAGGAGGAGTGTCCTGGGGTACCCCAGGGAGCTTGGGGCCTTAGCAGTGTGGAGATGCACCCCTGTGGTTATCAGTACCCAGGTAGCCCATATTATGCTAAAGAACTTGCCCTCCAAATTATCACTTTCCAAAGATATCCTGTGTCCTGTGAGGAGACAGAGATGCACATTCTGCAAGAAGGAAAGAACTTACACTTTACTCCAGTTGGTTGGGTGAGGGTCCTGTTaagtttcaaacaaaacaaaacccacagaaGGTCATGGCAAGAGTAAGCCCCGTGGTTCTGAGCCTCTGAAAACACTGCCCAAAGAGTGAGTGGAAACGAGCTCATGAGACCCTCCTGGACTTTCCTGCAAGAAATTATCATTTGCCTGGAATGCGGCCACCCAGCCCAGGTGATGGCCAAAAGAGGGTTGGGTTGATAGAGATCTTGCCCCAGGATAAGCCCTGGAAGGTGAGGCCTGGGGCTGCAATCTTTCCCAACAGACACTGGAGGCCTCCAACAAGGCTCAGAGGAGAGGTTTTGCAGGGCAGACCCTCACCCCTACCTCAAGGCCCCTCAACAAGCAGACGTCACTACTGTCCCGATCCCACCTTCCCTCCTGAGCAAGCAATCGGTAGCAAATCCTGTTCACCCCATTTCCATGGTCCTGACATCTCCCCTTCCCCTAGCAGAGAGGATTCCAAGACCCACTCCTCATCGtgacctccccctgcccccagatGACGTGGTGGCTTTCTGGGGCTCATTATTACCCCTGCAGAGTGGGCAGAGGAAACCAAGAGCAGGAACTAGGACTGATGGATTGATCTATGTTTACAAGGTTAGCAGCTCTCAGGCAAGGTGGGAGGGACAgtggaagggaggcaggagaacGCTCCTTTGGAAACAGGCTTTGCAAAGCCAGGATTTTTTGGCAGGATATCCTGTCTTCCTCATGGTCACAGAGAAGCGTGTTTTGGGTCTTTAAGGAAAAGCAACTGAATCCTCATAGCCCAATCTCCAATCAGTTTCTCCACTCATTCCAAGCTTGGACACTCAGCCCCACTGCCTCCCAGTTAGATCTTTTCCCCAGCACAACTGCATTGGAATCCTTTGCTCTTTAATAAAATCATACTCTAGCGGGGCAGAAGCTGGAATAAATAACACAGGTGTTATTTTCTTAAAACCAAAGACACTTCCCCCtccctttcatctttctttcatgAATTCAAAGTGGTCCCAAACAGAAAACATCCATATTATACTTCGGTTTTGCTAGGTTCCAAAAGGCTAGGATGCCCCCACTCCAGCTACACCCAAGTCTTCCTTTAAGGAAAGAAATACTTGGTGACAGGACCAAGCCTCAAAGGGCCCTGGGCCCATTCTGAAACTGAAGATTGTGCTCAGCTGAAAGAAACTTCCTCCCACAGAGTTCTTCAATGAATCATCACTCTTTGTTTAACATCCTCTGAAAGCAGACAATTGATCGGCTCTCAGATCATGCCTGCGTAGtacccccaccccctccacctcTGCAAtcgtttcagtgagctgagaccccACTCCAGGGCTCCGCGGTAGGATGCAAAGtctcccagctctgcctcagcCCAGAGGGAGAAGAACCTCTTCACCTAGTGAAAGAGCTTCAAGGTCTTCTAGAAGAATCTCACACACGCACTGGAGGAATCTCTGCGGCTTCCCATGCCCACAGTCTAGGCCCTTATGAATTTCTTAATGAGGTCCCTGGAGACCGCAGGAACAGGGAAGGTCTTATGCTGGAGGGTGTGGAGGACggtgccagaggctgggaagggaatggaaggggaaAACTCCACCTAACTATTAATATCGTGTACCCTTTTACACTagaacattgttttattttaaaaaacactctgTTCCTTGCTGAGTACTGCTTTATTTCTGAAtgtctcttttattattttttttaataaatgatctGGCCTACAATGTTGATGAGAgagaatttgttcttttttttttttttacacaggaGTTATAGCTTATATAAAATGGAGTATTTAGAGATGAAAAGACCTGAAGTTTGGAATTGGGAAAAACAGAAACGTTTACTAGAGCCCTGCTAATCTGATTTTTCTGGTCCGGAATTGAGGGAAAAACAAAAGGAGAGTTACCCTTAGAAACATACCTTCTACCTATTTgcttaatttagaaagaaaatgtacatgtaaatatacatgtgtgtatataatatacacacacacatccccagtGAAAGTGTGTTTTTGATACAGAAGACCAAATGACTGGAGATCATAAAACGAGGCTCTTTCTTAACCACGAGCCTGAGTCCGTGGTGTTCAGCACTTTCATGAGCATCTGTACCTGGCCCAGAGGAACCGAATTTTCTTCCTGGCTTCTCACTCCCATTCCTCTGCCCTCCTCAAACAGACAGAAGCCCCCTCTTCCCGGCACAGATTTCTAGGCAAGGCTTTGATGTGGTTCCCATGCTCTCACCTGCCTTCCTCATTTGGAAAAACCAGAGGCTTCTACTGCACATCTATGAAAGTGTTGTCTCACAAAACGTGTTTCTCCTTTAGACAGTATGATCCTTGCAGAAATCGCAGAAGTGTTAATACATGCACCTAGTAGGCCCTCAGCAAACTCTTCCAAGGAATTCCTGCTCAGGGCTCCAGGGTTTCAGTCGGCACACTAGAACTGCAGGAATCTGGGAAAAGGAGACAGGCCCAACGCTGCTTTTCCTTTCTGGTttagagggggaggggagaagagaggagcaaggagagagaactgcaaagggaaaggagaggaagtcTTTGTCCGGGCTCTTTGGACGAGCATTAGAGTGGAGTTAAATTGTCAGCTAATGAGATTTCCTAACCACGTGCTCCCTTTTAAGTCTAGGCCCCCAACTGATTTGATCCCCACACAACAGCAGGGGGGAAAGAGGCCTTCAGCATCCCTAAGGGCGCGAGAATTCCCAGAACAAGTACAAGAAGGATGAGAATCATTTCTGAGAGTTCAACTTTAAATAGGTTATCATATTTATTAATTGACATCTAGCAACAATGCTACTGGCCGCGTTCCACATCAACAGCCGAATAGGGGTTCACGGGAGTCAGATTCCACTCGGGGTAACTGAGGCAGGCCCAGGGGAACAGAAGAGACAGAGCGCAATCCTGAGGGCTTCTCCAACCACTGGACAGCCTACAAGTCgagtttatgtttgtttgtttgcctgttttGGCTGGCAAAGGCCCCTGGGGCCTACATTCAAAGAATGTGTTGTTGGACCCAATAATTTATTCCAACAGGCAAAAGGGTGTTAAaacaggaagttttttttttcaataaaatcttTGTCGTTAAGCCTGAGATCATCTGATCTGATTATGgactgttattattttgttttgtttatttctatatGAAACCCATTTCTCTTTTTGCCTAAAGAAAAGTAGCAGTGCAGAGCTAGTGGAGGAAAAACAACTCAAAACACATTCACAACATTTTGAAGATATTCAATGAAATTGATTCTCTTCTACCTTCCCTGCTTAGTCAACAGCCTCTTCCTTAAGTTTTATTTCTCCTCTATTCAAAGATAATTACTTAGCAACGTCGGTGTTTACCACGCAAAGGCATCCACCCTCCCTAGCCCAGCTTTTTACCTTGAGATACAAAAAAGCATATGCTGGAAACCAACAATTTACCAAACTTCTTCAGCTACAAGGCATAGCTTAAATTTCATCTCTCCTAGAAAGTGTTCCCTCCTAACCTCCAGACATCTCTTTGTTCaaacctccctccttcctggacTTAATCACTTTCCACAGCAGTCATTGGTTCACTGGCAACTGCTTTCCACCTGGAAGGGTTTTTCCTTCTCCAAACCCAGGTCTGGGTCCCAGCAGAAtcttgaagaagaaagaagaaacaactaAAACCTAATGGAaattcaaacacatttttaaaagggcTGCAAGCGATTAGATAAATCTAATTAAACCTAAGGCCAAGTAAAACAAGTCCTGTTTGAAGCTGAGAACAACAGTCCTTCAtgccttttataataaaaagaaatcggGGCTGGGGGAGTGAAGAACGCAGAAAAGGAAAGCGACAAGGGGCCATCCTCTATTACAGATTTCCTCTAACACAGAATCAACAGGACTCTAATATTTCATACGTGGCTGTCACAGTGCTTTGAGGTTAATCTATATGGTCGTTTAAGCCCCGCCCCGCTAGAGGTTACTccttatccccactttacagatgcgCAAACTGAGACAAAGGAAGATAGAATAGCTCGGCCGGGATCACCCAGCTTGTGAGTGACACCGAGCAGGTACTGGAACCCGGGTTTGTTTGACCTCAGCGCACAGGCTCTCAACCTCTGCTCCAACTCAAAGTATGCGCCAAGTCAGCGTGCATGGGTAACCCGATCCGGACGGCTCTGACTCGGGATGCGGCACAGCTGCCCCGCGGGGCCGCGCGGGTGTCACCGAGGCGGGCACAGACTGCACAGTGTCCCCAAGGGTTCGCGCACGTCCTTCAAGACCTGCCAGCGCGCGGGAAAAGGCAGGCTCCGAGTCAACCAGGGCTGACCCGGAGGCAAGACCAGGAGATGCGACGACTGGAACCGGGTGAGTGTGGCCGAGTCGGCGCCCCGAGGGCCGCCAGCCTGGACCCCAGGCTGGGACACGGGCGCCCCCGGGTGCAGAGGACCTAGAGGCGCCCTGCGCGGCGGGGGCTGGGCGCGAAGGCGCCGAGACGGCATCTTTCCCCTGCAGCATCCCGCCCCGCGGCCGGGGGGAGGGGGCGTCACCTGACAGCGCGCACCAACTTCTCCAGGTTCGGAGGGGGCAGGCGGCAGCCGCCGGGGCTGGGGGGCGCACGGCGCGCTGCTCTCGCCCAATGGCGAGGTCTGTAAACAAAAGCGGGCCCCACGCGGGTCCCCAGCCGGGTGGCGAGGGGCGCGGCGCAGCAGCATCGCAGCGGCAGAGCTGGTGAGAGGGCGAGGCGGGGACGGGATAGGGCGCGGGGACCCAGGGCACAGCCCCCGGGACCCGACCGCCCGGATGAGGCATTGTCTGCGCACCCGCAGGATTCCGCTTTTAATGCCCCCCTCCGGGGGCTCGTCGCGGGTCCCCAGCTCCGTGCGCCGGCCTCCGGGCTTTCCGCCCGGTGAGCCCGGCCCCGAGCGCGGCACGGATCGCCAAGGTGAGCGCCCAGGACGCGTCGCCGAGAAGCCAGGCCTGGAGGTGCCTAAGTCAGGGACCGAGACGCAAACATAGACACAAGGATGCACACGCACGCCCTCCCCGAAGTTGACAAAAATCAGCCGATAAAATACAAAGTGCCGCGGCCGCCGCAGGTCAGCGCTGACCTCCTGCTGCCGAGAGGACCGAATGCCGACGTCCGGACGCTGTCATTTCCAACCAGCGAAGACACCTGGGCTGCACGGTCTCGTCTCCCTCCTTCGCGCGAGGGatgcctcctcctgcctcccctccccgcATCTCCCCACCTCCCAAGTGTGTGAACACGAAAACAATACGTGGAAAGCCCGATCGGGGGGAGCTAGGACCCGCCGGGAGCCCCAGTGTGCGGGAGACGGGGGTCAGAACGTGCCCGGCACGGGCACCGAGGCTCCGGGCATCCTCGCCGCCGTCTCCCGGGGCGGCTCCGGCCGGACGCCCGCGCACCCCAGGCCCGCGGTACTCACCCGCGACGGTCGTCCGGGATCTCCGCGACGGGGCCAGGCACGATGCGGGACAGCCGTGCCCCTGGGGCTGCGGGCGCCAAGGCGTTCGCGGAGCTGCAGAGCTGCGCGCCCGACCGCGGCGGCGCTGCTCTGCCGGCCGCGCTCGAACCCGCTCGTGGTCTGCCAATCGGCGCTGTCAGGGCGCCTCCGCCTGCGGCCTCGGGGGCCGGGCCGCGGGAGCCCGTGGGAAACCGAGCTCCGATTGGGCCGCCTGACAATCGCTCCGCCTCCGACCAGCCAATCCGAGGCGGTGGATGCAGGAGCGGGGCGTTCGGAGTTGGGCTGGTGAGCGACTACGGGCGCACGCCGGGTATCCGCGCCGCAGCCAGGCTCGGAGCGCGCGGCTGGAGGGGCGCGGGCGGCGCGCGCTCCAGAGATGCCTTCCTGCGAGGCTCCGGCAGCGCGGCCCGGGGAGATCGCCCGCAGGCAGCGGAGGCGCGGCGGGCCGGGGGACGACCAGGGAGCCCCTAACAAAGCAGCTTTGGGAGGGCCGGAGGCCTCTGCCTCCCTCGGCGATAGGTCCGCGAAGCTGCCTGTCATCTCGCATAGGTGGAGGTGGCCAATGGCGTGCACAGACGGAGCTCTAGTTGGCGCGCGCGCGCGGCTCGGCATCGGTGGGATTGGTCGGAGGTAAAGGATTTTCCTGCCACCTAAGGCGGAGAGGAAGGGGGATCGAAACGGGGGAGGCGAAGAGTCAAAAAACGTTGTGCCTGGGACAAGTGGTCTGGCGCGGGAGGCGTGTGCCTGGCTCTAGGGGGAGACAGGAACTTTCTTACgagagaaaaaaatcctaacGCAATCCCTTCCCGTGGATGCTAGAGGATGTTAGACCCTGAGCAGCCTCCAGGTAGGGCATGGTGGCCTTCACCAGTCCAGGACTCCCAGGGTTCACTTACCGTGCCCAGCAAGCGAACTTGGAATAACAGCGTGGGGTTTGGGCCTTACGCTTACCTGCTGGGCAGAGTAAGTGACTCGGGCAGGGTTCACgcagacctcctgggctcctctGTAAAATCCGGAAACGACAGTTGCAGTTTACCTCTCGCAAGGTTGTGGAGAACGCGGAAACGGAGACGCTGGCGGTACAGCCTCGAGCGAAACCTTTCCCTACACGAGGCCAGAGCTTCCTCCTCTCCTGAAGAGCTCTAGACTTCCCCGTTTACAACAAAGGCTGGGATGTATGTTCCTTACACCTTGATTCCATACACACATGTTCGCCCCGGGAGCTGGGAAGGTCTGCGCTCCCGGGGTGATCttgttgaaaacaaaaagaattgccCACGCTGTGGAAGATAAACCTAAACCGGAAAATTGAAAGTCATCCCTGATTCCTCCTTCTTCTTAACCCTCTCCCATCCATTTTTGTTAACCTCCCAAACCCATTCCTCCCATCCTGTCTCACCTGGACCTCAGTAAAGGGCTCCCATCGTCCTTCTGTCCCAGGCCTTGCCCCCTGAAATCTGTTCTCCACTTTGCAGAATGATCCTTCTAAGCAGAAAAATCTCATTTTGCGCTCCCAACTCTGGgtctcttttctttccccagaACACGTcaacccccagcccctcccttcaCTTCACTAATTCCTACCCTTCTTCAGATCCCAGCTTGGCCGCCAAGGCATCCATGCAGTAGGCATTGCTGAACTCCGGCTCTTACAGACCCCGGGAAGCCTCCTGTACCCTGTCAAGGTTAGATGCCACATTTCCACTTCCAGTGCTTCCACCCCCTGTGCTCCCCTCACAGCCTGTATGACACGGGGCTGAAGTTGCCTGTTGCACTGCAGCCTTCCATGGTAGCCGGAATCTTATCTATCTTCCCTGCTGGATCCCAGTCCTagcacagtgtttggcacattTGGGgcactgaaaaaacatggaatcCATGAATTATAGCGGAGCTATAATTATAGGCAAGAGCTTTAAGGATTTGAAGTGCTTCTAAAACATCAGTTTGAGAAGAATGGGTAGCATGGTAGCTCTTGAACGGATGCGTCCACCAGGTTCCATGATCAGTATTACAGGGAGGTTTTTGAGTCAAGTTTGAGAGATTTTCCAAAGACACCCCTTCCAAAACCAGCCTCGTTTCAGCCAACAGCTTGGAATGGAGAATAATTCCCTTGAGAAGCTTTTCATCCCAGGACAAAGAGCCATTTCTTCACCTGTTACAAGCCACCATCTAggggaaatacatatatttgaaaatgagtAGAGGGTTTTTCCCTAAGGAAGTTTAGAAGTACATCTGGCCATCCTTAAAAGAACAGACCCTGGAGTGAGGCTGCCTAATTTCAAGCCCGGTTCCTTTCTAGCTGTTACCTAGGGCAAGTTACTTCAGGCCTccgtgcctcggtttcctcatttatatAAATGAGATAACAATAGTGCTTCATACCACATACAGTTGGTACGAGAATGAATGAGTTAATATTAACAAtgtgctggccaggcgcggtggctcactcctgtaatcctagcactttgggaggccgagatgggcagattgtctgagctcaggagtttgagaccagcctgggcaacacggtgaaaccccgtctctactaaaaatacaaaaaattagccgggcatggcggtgtacgcctgtggtcccagctactcaggaggctgagggcaggagaattgcttgaacccggaaggcagtggttgcggtaagccgagattgcgccactgcactccagcctgggcaacagaacgagactccgtctccaaaaaaaaaaaaaaaatgtgcttagaagagtacctggcacatagtagcatttaataatgtttactgaataaataaacagCTTCCACTGGACATGTGTGTGATGGGTAGGGAGTCCTCATGAGTGAGTGGCGGGTTACTAGAGGCTTCCCTGAAGGTGAGTAATGGGATCTCTCTTCCCTGCCTCATCTGAGGGCTGCTGCCTTAGGGTCTCCTGTTAAGGAGGTGACATTATTGTAAGGAGAACCTCAGATGAATCATCACAGCAGCCATCTGATTGCCTTGTGCCTAAGACGTCTGAAAAGCACTTTGAGATGCAGAATCCTGGCGGTAGGTTGGCTGGGTTGAATCTGAGCTCTACCACCTACCAGCTCTGTAGCCTTGAGAAGGTTACTTAATCTTTCTTAAGCCTCAGTTTATTGATCTCTAAAATAAGGGTAGTAACACCTAACCCGTAAGGATACGGAGACAGTTAAAAAGAGGTCACGCGTGGCACATGGTACGAACTCATCAAAGTTGGTGATTGGGTTCAGCTAAGTTAGTGAAAAACAGGATAATAACATTTCATTAAATGGTTGAAAAACCTggaagaggccgggtgtggtggctcacccctgtaatctcagcactttttgaggccaaggcatgtggatcacttgaggccgggagttagagacaagcctggccaacatggtgaaatcccttctctactaaaaatacaaaaattagccaggcgtgatggtgcatacctgtaatcccagctactcgggaggctgaggcaggagaatcacttgaaccctggaggcagcagatgcagtgagccgagatccggccacggcactccaacctgggcaacagagtgagactgtctcaaaaaaaaaaaaaagaaagaaacaaagaaacaaagaaagaaacaaagaaagaaagacctgGATGAGACAATGCAGGAGAAATACTCACTGCCCATAGGGGAGATAGATACATAGGGAACCACTGTTTGGGCCTTTTCTCTCATTCACTTTCTCCCTGAACCCCACTTACTTCAACATGTCAGTACTTTGGCTCTCAGAATCTGCTCACAGCTAACTGTGGGAGGCTTCGTTCCCACAATCATGGTGCTGGGTTCTGCCACTGAGGTTGACAGAATTAAGCCAATCCAGCCTTTGGgtacctttatttttattgtatttatttatttatttatttattttttgagacagagtcttaccctgtcgcccaggctggagtgcaatggcacaatctcagctcaccacaacctccacctccagagttcaagcaattctcctgcctcagcctccccagtagctggtattacaggcacgtgccaccaggcctggctaattttttgtatctttagtagagacggggtttcaccatgttggccaggctggtctcgaactcctgatcttgtgatctgcccaccttggcctcccagagtgctgggattacaggtgtcagccaccgcgcctggcctgggtaTCTTTCTTGACCTCGCAAACCTAAAAAGCTACTGCAGGCTTCAGTGCTGTTTCTTGTCTCCGCCCTACACGGTACATCACTACTTCACACTGGCAAAGAGAATGGGGCATTTTGATTAAAGTACAGACAAATGCCATCTGGCCAAGTATTCTGACATCTTGTCTCCTGAGGGCACTGTTGACATCTAAAGAGAACATGGAATTGGCGTTAAAGGAAAAAATGGGGTGGTCAAAGGCAGAATCAAGGTTTAGGGCAGGAGAATGAGCAGAAGTTACATTTCTAGTACATGACCCTAGCTGCAACTAAGAGTCAACATTTTCTTCCCCACTGGTTATTGAAAGGCTGACTAAACAATCGTAGCTGAGTTACAACAAATGGTCTTCCCCAGTACGAAGATACCTACACATGCGCTCTGGGCAGCCCTGCCTCACTTGTGTTCCTGAGCTGGTCTTTCTCTCTAACAGATGCTCCCTCAGGATTAGACTTTGGCCTGTTTAATTCACTGCTCTATTCATAAAGTGTCTCGAACAGTGCCAAGCACATAGtacgtgctcaataaatatctattggaTGAAGTTTAGCCTTCCGCACTCTCTACGAGGAGTTTGgcactgaattattttcttttctgtcatctaTTTGTGGATGCCCTCTTTGAAGAAAGGACAGGAGGCAGCTTATACAAAAATAGATCttgggctaggcgtggtggctcacacctataatcccagcactttgggaggccgaggcaggtggatcacctgaggtcaggagttcgagaccagcctggccaacaaggcaaaactccatctctactaaaaatacaaaagttagccaggcgtggtggcaggtgcctgtattcccagcttctTGGGGGTCTGAggtagaactgcttgaacctgggaggcggaggttgcagtgagccaggatcacaccactgcactccagcctggcaacaaagcaagactgcatctcaaaaaaaaaaaaaaaaatatatatatatatatatatatatgccaggcatggtggctcatgcctgtaatcccagcactttgggaggctgaggtgggtggatcacctgaggtcaggagttcaagaccagcctggccaacgtggtgaaaccccatctctcttaaaaatacaaaaaaaaagtagccaggcgtggtggcgggtgcctgtaatcccagctacttggaaggctgaggcaggagaatcgcttgaacccaggaggcggagcttgcggtgagccgagagagcgccactgcactccagcctgggcaatggagtaacataacactgtctcaaaaaaaaaaaaaaaaaaaaaaaaatacacgggcagccaaattaagcttcctTCGGAGGGTCTTGTGATGCCTGGCAAC
Coding sequences:
- the LOC134809257 gene encoding uncharacterized protein LOC134809257 isoform X1, encoding MPSRARAPTRAPSVHAIGHLHLCEMTGSFADLSPREAEASGPPKAALLGAPWSSPGPPRLRCLRAISPGRAAGASQEGISGARAARAPPAARSEPGCGADTRRAPVVAHQPNSERPAPASTASDWLVGGGAIVRRPNRSSVSHGLPRPGPRGRRRRRPDSADWQTTSGFERGRQSSAAAVGRAALQLRERLGARSPRGTAVPHRAWPRRGDPGRPSRVESLWIETHLSRPEAQEEEEEAGWYHGHNALNPSLSPSM
- the LOC134809257 gene encoding collagen alpha-1(I) chain-like isoform X2; this encodes MPSRARAPTRAPSVHAIGHLHLCEMTGSFADLSPREAEASGPPKAALLGAPWSSPGPPRLRCLRAISPGRAAGASQEGISGARAARAPPAARSEPGCGADTRRAPVVAHQPNSERPAPASTASDWLVGGGAIVRRPNRSSVSHGLPRPGPRGRRRRRPDSADWQTTSGFERGRQSSAAAVGRAALQLRERLGARSPRGTAVPHRAWPRRGDPGRPSRVDGRIPDVNSFRSLTVIW